The window TGTGGTCTTTTGTAGCCAGTAGCTACTTACCTTATCGCTACTTTTTTTATAGTTGTTATACATCGCGCCAAAGACAAACTCATGAGATAAATTTGCTATCTCGTAAGGGATATTTGCGTATGCATCTACGTTGTGGATATTCTCCTCTCTTTTGTTTGCATAAACGCTAAGATCACTCATATTGCCAGTACCGTCTAAATTTACCGCTCCGCCGTAGTAGAGTAGATTTGAGTCAGTGTTTGCCCGTCTAAATGAGTAGCTTAAATTTAAGCTCGCTTCATTTTCAAAGTAGTGCTTAAAATCAGCATAAAAATCAAGCGTCTTTATGTCCCATCTAGTCCAAGGTTGAGAGAAAATTTCATTTTTACTAAAATTTGTCCTAGAGCCATCTGTGTAAAATGCCGGCATACCTCCCCATCTAACGCCACGGCGTTTTAGCTCTTGATAAAACGCACCAAGGCTAAGCCATGAGTTATCGCCTATGTCACTATCGACTACGCCGTAAATCGCGCTATTTTTTCGGTTGTAATAATCCATATAAGAGTGCGACTTCTCATGCATAAATGAAAGCCTCGCTCTGACGCTTCCACTCTCATTTACAGGCGTTTGCACATCGCCATTTACGCCGTATCTATCGTATGAGCCAGCGCTTATGCCAAAATTCCCTTTTAGCTCCTTTGAGTCTGCTCTTTTTCTTATGAAATTTAAGCTTGCAGCTGGGTTGCCGGCGCCTGCAAGCAGGCCATTTGCCCCTTTTACCACCTCAACTCTTTCATAAGGTAGCAAGCTCATATCGTTTGCACCAAGACTAAAACCACCAAAGCTAGGCATCGAATCAAGTAAGTAATAATCTATCTTAAAGCCACGAGCCGTCGGATATACGCGCTCGTCCCATTTGTTTAGCGTAACGCCTGGGACATTTCTAAGAAGCACTTGATAGTCCTTGATGCCTTGATCTTTTAGCCTAGCCTCTGTTAGCACAGTTAGCGACTGCGGCGTTTGACGAGAGGTTAAATTTAGCCTAGTTGTGCTCTTTACAAGCTCTTTTGCAAAGTAGTTTGCATAGTCTCTTCGCTCGCTTTCTACGACATCGATTGCCTCTAAAATTTTATCGCTTTGGCTAGCAAAAATTTGAGGTTGCATCAAATTTAATGCAACTAAACTAATTAAAAATTTTTTCATTTTTTCTCCTTTTAAAATTTCTTTTAATCCACAAATAAAGCCCTGAAATGCTCAAAATAAGCGGTGAAATACCAACCAGAAACCAGATAAATTTTGTGATTTGGTTGTAGTTACCAAAGTGCGATTTTCTAAATGCTGAGAGAATTTCTTCGCTTAGATTTGCATTTTTTATGTCCAAAATACTTACTAATTCGCCGCTATTTTTATCGTAAGTTAATATGCTTGAATATTCGTTATGCAAGAAATTTTGATCTTTTACATAGCCAAAAAGGCGTATATTTGCTCCTTGCATAAAAGGCAGTGAGATGAAGTGTGGCTCAAAGCCAGCAAGATTATTCTTTGAGCGGGCTACCAGCTCGTCAAGAGATAGGCTTTTGTTATAAATTTTTGTATCTATAACGAAGTCATTTTTAAACTTTGGCGTGCGTGCCATTTGAAATTCCCACCAAACACCACTTATGCAAATGAGTAGTAAAATAGGCGTAGAAAAAATTCCTATCATTTTATGAATATCACTCATAAAAATATTTAGCCTATTTACACGAAGCCTAAGTAGTGTCAGCCAAAATTTTCTATAAATCACGAAACCACTTATGCAGATAAAAAACGTAAAAATAGCGGTTAAAGTAAGGATAATATGACCGCTCTTTTCTAGAAATAGCGACTCATGAAGCTCAGTTAAAACTCCAAAAAATCCCTCATCATGTGCGAGTGGCCCGCTCTTTATCTTACCGCTAAAAGCGTCAAAATAGATAAATTTCCACTCTTTTTGGCTGTCATTGTGCTCGATCAACCAAATTTTGTCACACTTTTTAGGGTTTGCATCGATATTTATGCCGACCATCTCGTAGCCGCCAAGCTCGCTTGCGATGATCTCTCTTTGCTCATCAAGGCTGATCCTTTTGCTTAAATTTTCTTTGTTTAAATTTACATTTACGACATTTGGGGCAAGAAGGCTGTTTATCTCATTTTTATAAACCAAAATAGCACCGCTAAAACAAACTACTGCAAGTGGAATGAAAAATAAAAGAGATAAATAAGTGTGCACTTTATAAAAAAATTTTTGATTTAGAAATTTCACTTTGTTTTAAAGCCTTTTAATGGTAGGTTTTGATAATGGCTCGCAATCTTACACAAAATTTACTTTGATAATATTTAAAACTATTATCAATTATGATTTCAAAAAAGAAAAATTTTTATAGAATGTAAATTGAAAGAAAATAAATAGATTTGATTTTCAAAAGAATAAACAACTCCTCTTTGTGTATACGAAAAGCCAGAAAAGGGGGAAGCAAAGACTTATCAGTTACAAAAAGGAGGGTCCATTTAGGACGATGAAATAGTATTATTTAAGCATAAATTTTAATAAAATTTTTAGTTAATAAAAAAGAAATTCCAAGTAATACTAAAGTAAATTTAACTTTAAAAAAGTTACATTTAAGAAATTTCTTTTAATTAGTGCAAGTACAAAATTAAAATAGCTAGTTTTTAGGCACAAGCTCTAATACATTGCAAGCTCGTTTGCTGCCCATCTTGCAAGCTTTATCAAGAGCGTTTGCAGAAAGATCAAAGCTTTGCTCAGTGCCATTTCCTTGCAGATACTTTGTCGCTAGCTCATAGCAAGCTTCACTGCTGCCATCATCACAGAGCGATTTAAATATCTCAAAAGATTTTTGCGTATCTTTTTCTGCACCAAGGCCACGCCCTAGCATATCTGCATAGATAAAGCAAGAAATTTTATCTTTATTCTCACACTCACTTGAAAGCTTTTTTGTAAAACTCTCGCAAGCTTTAGCGTCACTTTTATTAATGCACTCTTGCATATTTATATCCCAGTTTGCATTCAAAGATAGAAGAGCAAATGCTAAAAATAAAATGGATTTTTTCATAAATTTCCTTGGAAGAAGTTAGCTCCCTTTGGGGGAAAGGGAGCTATTACAAAAAGGAGGTTTCTTGTTGGACAAGTGGAATAATACAAGTTTCGTCTAAATTTAAAACCAACTTTTCTTTAACAAAAAACAATCTCAAACCAAATCTTTTTTGCTAAAGGCAAAATAGCCACAAACTAGCAAAATAATGCCTAGTAAAAGCGGATAAATAATCGCATAAGCTACAAATGTCGCTTTTGGAAAGGTGCTTAAAATAAAATAAGATGCAGTACCGATAACTGCTAAATTTGGATCAAAAAGACTAAGCGCTGCTATCCTGAAAAGCTCTATCGGATTTAGTATAGCAATAGCGTAAATAACGTACTCATCGACTGAACTTCTCATAAGAAGTCCAATTAATGCTAGATCAATAAATGCAAGCATTATAAGCCAAAGTAAAAACGCTACGCCTTGACCTGTCTCTTGATTTTTAATCACGCTTGAGATAAAAAAACCAAGCGATAAAAAAATGATACTTAAGCTAAAAAGTAGCCCAAAATAAAGTGTTAATACACTCCAAGGTATCGCAACGCCCTTGATAAAGCCAACCACCACGCAAAGCAAAAGAGCAAACAAAAGTGGAACAAAAACAACAAATGTACGACCCAGCGCCTTGCCAAAGTAATACTCTTTAAGGCTTAGCGGGAAGCTAAGTATGTATTCAAGCAAATTTGTATCTCTATCTTGATTTATGCTTCTTACGGTTGAGATGAGAATAAAAATAGGCACAATGATGACACAAATTTGAATAAACAAAAGCAGTGCTCTAGTAAGCCCAGAAAAGCCAAGTACACGTGAATCAGTCACGCCGCTAAATAAAAATCCTATCATCAAAGCAGAAAAAAGCGCAGCATATATCACAAACCATCTTGAGCGAAAAGACTCTTTAACATCAAGCTTTGCTATTAAAAAAAGATTATTCACCCTTGCTCCTTAAATTTTCTTCTTTGATTATCTTGCCAAGATCCATATAGACGCATCTATCTAATAAATTTGCTATCTCATCGATACGGTGTGAAATAAAAACAAGTGTTTTGTTTTGCGTGAAGTTATCAAGTAAATTTTTAAAAGAAAGCCTTGCTTTCACGTCAAGATTTGCCGTTGGCTCATCAAACATCAAAATTTCACTATCCTTAGCAAATGCGATTGCTATTAACATCTTTTGTTTCATGCCGCCAGAGAGCTTATAAAATGGCTTATTTAAATTTGCATGCAGATCAAGTTCTAAAAGCTTGCTAAATTTCTCAATCTCTTCAAATTTTACATTTGAGCTTTTGCAAACAAACTCACAAAGCTCACGTAGATTAAATTTAAGCGGTGGTGGGGTTTGTGGTACAAATGAGATAAATTTCAAAGCCCCTTTTCTATCTTTTAGAGTATTTACGCCATTTATCGCGATGCTTCCGCTATTTGGAATAAACTCGCCTAAAATGATACGCATGAGCGAGCTTTTGCCAGCTCCATTTTGTCCAAGTATTGCTATTTTTTCGCCAGATTTTACGTTTAGGCTAACATTGTCAAGTATCCTTTGCGAGCCAAAAATTTTAGTTACTTCTTTTATATCTATCAAAAATTTTCCTTATATGAGTTTTTTAAAGCCGTTGTCAAATTTCAGTGCATCTTGATGACACACATCAATACACCTACCACAAAGCGTGCAATCAGCGCCAGCTATCCTAAATATATTTTTGCTCTCGTCAAGCTTTGCTCCTTTTTTTGTCATAAAAAGTACGTGAGGCACTAGACAAACATCGGTGCAAACTAAGCAGTGATCGCATTTTTCTTTATCCCAGCTAACTTTTATGGCATTTGGTTTAGCTAGCACTGAGTAAGTAGCTCCAATAGGACATACATACCTGCACCAAGCTCTACGTGAGAAGAAAATTTCAACCATAAGCATGGCTACAACAAACCAAATAGCATGAAAATAACCATAGATAATAAATCTTGAAAAAATCCCAACAACATTAAAAATTTCAAAAACAAGGCTTGAACTAGCAAAGCTAAGGGTTAAAAATAAAATGGTAAAAACATATCGCCACTTTGTGTCAAAAACTCGTGGTTTCACTATCTTTTTAGCACGCAAATTTTCATGGATCTTCTCAGCTATTTCGCTTATCAATGAATAAGGACAGATCCAAGAGCAAAAGCCTCTACCACCAAAAATGATATAAAAGGCCAAGATACTAAGTGAGCCAATTATTAAATTTACATGGATTTCATGCGTCGCCAGAAATACTTGCAGGCTCATAAAAGCATCTGCCAAGTGAAAACCAAATATCCTTGAGGCACTGATGTCGCCTTCTAAAATTTGTATATCAACTCTATATGAAAGCACAAATAAAAGATGGACTAAAATAATGGTAAAAATACGCCAAAAACGTATACTAGGACGCTTTTTGCCATCTTTTGTAGTTGTGATTAACGTGCTTAGAAAGCTTACATTTCTAATCGTTGCACGAGTGTTATATTTGTCCATTTTTACTTTTTAAATTTAGAAATTTCATCTGCAAGGCTTTCAAGCTCGCTATCACTAACATTTGTAAGTAGCCCCTTCATAAGCGAGTTTTGCACCTTACCAGCTTTATAATCAGCTAGCTTTTTAAGCAATTCATCCTTACTTAGATGCGTTATATCAGGAGCTACGACACCTTTTGCGTTTGCACCATGGCATGGGGCACAAGTTGTTAGATATTGCTTGCTAACGCCTTCATTGTGCACTTTAGCCACACTTAGACTTAGCTCTTTTACCTTTTTTAGCTCATCTTCGCTGGCAAATTCTTCACTAGACTTTGGCTGCTCTTTTGTAAAATTTTGCTCTACTTTTGGCTGAGCATTAGTTGCTACTTTTTCCTTTTTAGGCGGAGTCTGGCTTAACATAAATACCATAATACCGCAAATCGCTACTGCTAAAATAATGGTTATAATCTTTCCTACTTTCATTATTTGCTCCTAAATTGTGTATTAAAATCACTGATTTCTTTAGCTAAATTTCTGATTTCACTATCATCCATTTTTTTAACAAGATCTCGCATTAAGACATTGACTTTTTCTTTATTTTTATAAGCGTTTATCATTGTATAAATTTCATTTTCACTTTTTGTTAAAAGAGATGGCCCAATGATGCCATTTGCGTAATCGTCGTGACAAGCTGAGCATTTTGTAATGAAATTTTTGCTAAGTCTGCCCTTTATAAGTCTTAAATTTATGGTTTGAAGAGGGGTTCTTACCATTGCTAAAGCACCGATTTGACGGCTTACGTTATTATCTTCAAGTCCAAATTTTACGCTCTTTTCGCCGTGCATATCGTATTTTATGAAGTCATTTTGTTTATTTGTGCTTTGGTTATTTTCTTTTTTTTCAACCTTTATGCTAGCACTCGTGGCTACATTTATTGGTTGCTCGCTGGCTGCTTTTTGCGCTTTGTCATCACTCTTTTCACAGCCGACAAATAGCAAAGCAGTAGCTACTAAAGACATTATTAATCTCATTCTTTCTCCTTATAAATTTCATCATAACTCATTTTTGGGGCTATATTTATAATTTTTACAGGGCAAACCTCAGCACACACCCCACACCCAACACAGCCATGCTTTATGAGTGGCAAATTTGCTTCGCTCATTACTATTGCACTATCGCCAACTGGGCAAATGCTGACACAAAGGTCACAAATTTGACCGATTTTGCCTTTTATCTTATCTTTTTCTGCCTCTTCCCTATCATTATAAACTTTGCGAACAAGCAAATCTTCAACGCTATCTTCGCTTAGTTTTTCTCTTTTTAGGCACATACAGGCATTTGCATTACTCAAGACAGCAACGCCCATTTTCACATCATCAACAACTTTTGTAGCATGATCTAACGCACCACTTGGACAGGCGAGCACACATGGGAAAAGATCACATAAATAGCAACCTCTCTTTTTAGGATCGATGTATGCTGTACCATTTGAATATCCATCTTTTATATCAAGCAAACTTATACTGTGATAAGGGCATACCTGCACACACTGACCGCATTTGACACAAAGATCATCGAAGTCATCAACCGCGCCTGGTGGTCTAAGATAGAGTTTATCACCGCTACTTTTTGGCAAAATTTTACCTATGCCATATCCTGTGGCAGCTGCGACTGAGCCTAAAATTATAAATTTCCTTCTATCCACGTTTTGCCCTTAACGCGTTAAAATTTGAAGCATCAAGTGGTTTTATCTTTGGCGTACTATCTTCAAGTAGCTTTACTGGCTCAGAAAATGGTGCAAGTTTGGCTAAAAAATTTAAGATACTAAAGACACTTGAGCCATAGAAAAACTGCAAATTCGGATAATACTGCCAAAGCTGATCGGCATACGATAGATGCATAAACGGCGTATCGCCATAGCCATCTTTATCTCTATCAAAGCTCTCATACTCATCATAATAATTTTTACTCCACCGATTTAATGCCATTTTATCACCTGGAGTGTCGTTCGCAACGATATCCATATTACCTATAAAATCATTATTTTCAAAGATGCTTGTCCCCTGAGTAGCGTGAAAATATACGCCAACTACGTTGTGTAAAATTTTATTGCCTAAGAAATTTATCGTTGAGCCTGGCTGAAACGGCGAGTTGTCAAGCAAAATTCCTCTCGCATTATAGATAAGTGTATTGTTTTCGATAGTAAAATTTGAAACATCTTTTAGACCAATACCGATACCAAAAGCGCCGTCGCTATCCATAACAAGATTATTTTTTATATTTGAGCCAGCCGAATACATAAAAAACATTCCGACTGCATTGCCGATAAAATCATTGTTTTCGACTAAATTTTGATTTGCATACATAAAGTGAAGCGAGTATCTACCGCGGATCGCTTTATTTTTTAAAAATTTATTGTGACTTGCATACCATGCAACCATATCGCGGCTATCATAAATATAATTGCCTTCTATTAAATTTTCATGGCTATACCAAAGTCTGATCGCATCACCCCTAAAGCCAAGACTGGCCCCTTTTTTAGAAGTGATGTTATTTTCAGTGATCTTTGAGCTACTGCACTCTTTAAAATCAATCCCAAAAAGCACATCACTCAAGTCATTTTGCGTAACCAAAACATTATTTGCTTTATCACAGCCAATGCCAGCATCTAGCTCACCAAGGTCATTTCCGCTACCGCTTATCTTTAAATTCCTAAGCGTAACATTTGAGGCAATAATCTTTACAACCGTGCCTTTACCATTTCCTTTTATGTGAGCATTTTTGCCCTCACCAACGATGCTAAGAGGCTTATTTACCGTTATACCCCCTTCGTAAACAGCATCTCCTAACCTTATCACGTCACCAGGATTTGCATTATTTATAGCATCTTAAAGGACGTTTGAGAAGCCAAAAACTGGCAAAAAAATAAGGGCAAATTTAAAAATTTTACGCATTTAACTCTTTTTTCTTTGAAAATACCGCAAGTATGCAAAGCACACTCATGACTATCATCACCCAAAATCCGATTGTTGGATAAGAGTGCGTAGTAAAGTGAGCCACGCTACCATCGCCTAAAACAGTTGGTGTAAATGGCTTAATCTTAAAGGCTCCCCACTCTTGCATATTATGCCCATACCAGTATAGCCAACCCACAAATGCACTCATAAATAGTACAGGTGCGATAATGGTTGGTACCATGAGAAGTGAGTTAAATTTACCATCATAGTATAAAAATGCAAGCATACAAAGTGTTGCGATGAGTAGATAATAAGGTGCGATAGCTCGCTCGACATTTCCGCCATGCTCCATAGGATACATGCCTATGTAGTGGTTTATCGTATTCATCTCGTGCACGTCTCCACTATATC is drawn from Campylobacter concisus and contains these coding sequences:
- a CDS encoding cytochrome C — translated: MKVGKIITIILAVAICGIMVFMLSQTPPKKEKVATNAQPKVEQNFTKEQPKSSEEFASEDELKKVKELSLSVAKVHNEGVSKQYLTTCAPCHGANAKGVVAPDITHLSKDELLKKLADYKAGKVQNSLMKGLLTNVSDSELESLADEISKFKK
- a CDS encoding ABC transporter ATP-binding protein, translated to MIDIKEVTKIFGSQRILDNVSLNVKSGEKIAILGQNGAGKSSLMRIILGEFIPNSGSIAINGVNTLKDRKGALKFISFVPQTPPPLKFNLRELCEFVCKSSNVKFEEIEKFSKLLELDLHANLNKPFYKLSGGMKQKMLIAIAFAKDSEILMFDEPTANLDVKARLSFKNLLDNFTQNKTLVFISHRIDEIANLLDRCVYMDLGKIIKEENLRSKGE
- a CDS encoding ABC transporter permease; protein product: MNNLFLIAKLDVKESFRSRWFVIYAALFSALMIGFLFSGVTDSRVLGFSGLTRALLLFIQICVIIVPIFILISTVRSINQDRDTNLLEYILSFPLSLKEYYFGKALGRTFVVFVPLLFALLLCVVVGFIKGVAIPWSVLTLYFGLLFSLSIIFLSLGFFISSVIKNQETGQGVAFLLWLIMLAFIDLALIGLLMRSSVDEYVIYAIAILNPIELFRIAALSLFDPNLAVIGTASYFILSTFPKATFVAYAIIYPLLLGIILLVCGYFAFSKKDLV
- a CDS encoding ferredoxin; translation: MDKYNTRATIRNVSFLSTLITTTKDGKKRPSIRFWRIFTIILVHLLFVLSYRVDIQILEGDISASRIFGFHLADAFMSLQVFLATHEIHVNLIIGSLSILAFYIIFGGRGFCSWICPYSLISEIAEKIHENLRAKKIVKPRVFDTKWRYVFTILFLTLSFASSSLVFEIFNVVGIFSRFIIYGYFHAIWFVVAMLMVEIFFSRRAWCRYVCPIGATYSVLAKPNAIKVSWDKEKCDHCLVCTDVCLVPHVLFMTKKGAKLDESKNIFRIAGADCTLCGRCIDVCHQDALKFDNGFKKLI
- a CDS encoding cytochrome C, with the translated sequence MSKYKIYTIVALVIMTVCFTLPVLGWHGAKQRIADGDELPSYTYSIYNLYSSFQYKNHLLPKEVASDLHKMITQKAEIGTPSLPIWYVALEAPNYPKAAFPNGIPVYFHVDGYSGDVHEMNTINHYIGMYPMEHGGNVERAIAPYYLLIATLCMLAFLYYDGKFNSLLMVPTIIAPVLFMSAFVGWLYWYGHNMQEWGAFKIKPFTPTVLGDGSVAHFTTHSYPTIGFWVMIVMSVLCILAVFSKKKELNA
- a CDS encoding iron-sulfur protein, which encodes MDRRKFIILGSVAAATGYGIGKILPKSSGDKLYLRPPGAVDDFDDLCVKCGQCVQVCPYHSISLLDIKDGYSNGTAYIDPKKRGCYLCDLFPCVLACPSGALDHATKVVDDVKMGVAVLSNANACMCLKREKLSEDSVEDLLVRKVYNDREEAEKDKIKGKIGQICDLCVSICPVGDSAIVMSEANLPLIKHGCVGCGVCAEVCPVKIINIAPKMSYDEIYKEKE